One Desulfovibrio fairfieldensis genomic window carries:
- a CDS encoding TonB-dependent receptor: MSPAKSKLGNYCLYLMITACLCAAPVVAMAEEDDAKEPRQSSGTDEAKTNNATPYGLPPVIVTVDKRKTEVQKTPMTLTVLDSQQLDDKGVTKIDDVLRRVPNLSVNRGMGGMNYMSFRGAPTVIPTETNPLVIYVDGVPADTFMNMDASLLDIERVEVLRGPQSVMYGKNSFGGIINVISKKPDNTIRGKVFTRAESYEGYALGGTVSGPLKEDLFYISLSAMHDQSEGYMDVSGRDRSNTSQKDRFKGTLRLTPTKQVDISLHGDYTRSRERPAYIKGDEPTLDSFSTNKDYSDSDTLNLALTASVDMDFMTFNSVTTYRTETIDFQAYLNPVMPMADTSGRNIVRKEVTQEFRLNSPEDSKVQWLLGLYGSYTDLDIKNIYANYMPMYGFDNISLNQPFKQTTQEIAPFGQIDIPLTESIHAIAGLRWYNAYKSATIKYEPNSDMQALFGSKPMETSPDKSWSELLPRFALTWQINPSDMIYAGVSRSAVPGGFNYGASTPTELTYDSQTAWNYEIGAKTGWFDNKFLANLSLFYSTFENLQIMEYNPTLAAYVARNAGRASSYGAELDLTWRILEGLEFDLSGGYTYAQYDDYSTMDTTTGKDVSYDGKRIPYTPTFSGTAGLQYRHSSGVFARMEAIYADKLYWDDANDYYRDPVTVFNARLGYEGDNFDIYLYGKNIFGTRYLQSYASTTSIGVMAPPQTFGVELAYRF, encoded by the coding sequence ATGTCGCCAGCCAAGAGCAAACTTGGCAACTACTGCCTGTACCTTATGATCACCGCATGCCTGTGCGCTGCGCCAGTCGTCGCCATGGCGGAGGAAGACGACGCCAAAGAACCCCGGCAAAGCTCGGGCACGGATGAGGCAAAAACCAATAATGCCACGCCGTACGGACTGCCGCCGGTTATCGTGACGGTGGATAAAAGAAAAACCGAGGTACAGAAGACGCCCATGACCTTGACCGTGCTGGATTCACAACAGCTTGACGACAAGGGCGTCACCAAGATTGACGACGTGTTGCGGCGCGTACCCAACCTCTCCGTCAACCGGGGCATGGGCGGCATGAACTATATGTCCTTTCGCGGCGCGCCCACGGTCATCCCCACGGAAACCAACCCACTGGTGATCTATGTGGACGGCGTTCCCGCGGACACTTTTATGAACATGGACGCCTCTCTTCTGGACATCGAACGGGTCGAAGTGCTGCGAGGCCCGCAGAGCGTCATGTACGGCAAAAATTCCTTCGGCGGTATTATCAACGTCATCTCCAAAAAACCGGACAATACTATCAGGGGGAAGGTCTTTACCCGCGCCGAATCGTATGAGGGCTACGCCCTCGGCGGAACCGTGAGCGGCCCTCTGAAAGAAGACCTGTTCTATATCTCCCTGTCCGCCATGCATGATCAGTCGGAAGGCTACATGGACGTCTCGGGCCGCGACAGAAGCAATACCAGTCAGAAAGACAGGTTCAAGGGAACGCTTCGCCTCACGCCTACAAAGCAGGTTGATATTTCCCTGCACGGCGACTACACCCGCTCGCGCGAACGACCCGCCTACATCAAGGGAGACGAACCGACTCTGGACTCCTTTTCCACCAACAAGGACTACTCCGACAGCGACACCCTGAATCTGGCCCTGACCGCCTCGGTGGACATGGATTTCATGACCTTCAACTCCGTAACGACCTATCGCACTGAAACCATAGACTTCCAGGCATATCTCAACCCGGTGATGCCCATGGCGGACACCTCCGGCCGCAACATCGTGCGCAAAGAAGTCACGCAGGAATTCCGGCTCAATTCCCCCGAAGACAGTAAGGTGCAGTGGCTGCTCGGACTGTACGGAAGTTATACCGACCTGGACATCAAAAACATCTACGCCAATTACATGCCCATGTATGGTTTCGACAACATATCACTGAATCAGCCCTTCAAGCAGACCACCCAGGAAATAGCGCCCTTCGGTCAGATTGACATTCCGCTTACGGAATCGATCCATGCCATCGCCGGACTGCGCTGGTATAACGCCTACAAGTCCGCCACCATCAAATATGAACCCAACAGCGACATGCAGGCGCTTTTCGGTTCCAAACCCATGGAGACCAGCCCGGACAAGAGCTGGAGCGAGCTGCTGCCCCGTTTTGCGCTCACCTGGCAGATAAACCCCAGCGACATGATCTACGCGGGCGTGAGCCGCAGTGCCGTGCCCGGCGGCTTCAACTACGGTGCTTCCACGCCGACCGAGCTCACCTACGATTCCCAGACCGCCTGGAACTATGAAATCGGCGCCAAAACCGGCTGGTTTGACAACAAATTCCTGGCAAATCTGAGCTTGTTTTACTCGACCTTCGAAAATCTCCAGATCATGGAATACAACCCCACCCTTGCCGCGTATGTGGCGAGAAACGCCGGCAGGGCTTCCAGCTACGGCGCAGAACTGGACCTTACCTGGAGGATACTCGAAGGCCTCGAATTCGATCTGAGCGGCGGCTATACCTATGCGCAGTATGACGACTACAGCACCATGGATACCACGACCGGCAAGGACGTCTCCTATGACGGCAAGCGCATTCCCTACACGCCGACCTTTTCCGGCACCGCCGGGTTGCAGTACAGGCATTCCTCAGGAGTCTTCGCCCGCATGGAAGCCATCTATGCCGACAAGCTCTACTGGGATGACGCCAATGACTATTACCGTGATCCCGTAACCGTCTTCAACGCGCGTCTCGGATATGAAGGGGACAACTTCGACATCTATCTGTACGGAAAAAATATTTTCGGTACGCGTTACCTTCAGTCCTATGCATCCACAACGTCCATAGGCGTCATGGCGCCTCCGCAGACCTTCGGCGTGGAACTGGCCTACCGCTTCTAA